The Apis mellifera strain DH4 linkage group LG13, Amel_HAv3.1, whole genome shotgun sequence genome includes a region encoding these proteins:
- the LOC725393 gene encoding protein TIS11: MSTAVMSTPMFDCSSEHIFKNASAKAKEATSGSATNTSSNGSSGNNGGHAPLRRYTSLVTTLIEQHRKLDRSASEPTSRYKTELCRPFEESGTCKYGDKCQFAHGYSELRNLARHPKYKTELCRTFHTIGFCPYGPRCHFIHNFEEARIHNQKVSAQLGSTQPNIISLNPLLSAAAAAAVAAGGNGCNGSNVNSSSNVSLLEQIVASPQVTAIAAAATTPNLMRTNSLSLCNSGNVYNPPPLLRTNSLSLTTSQHHHHHHHHHHHHQTGSTSASSVIGATRPKPLNLSPTFSLGSTGDSISPSSSLSQSPTNSMASFFSDDCNQQPSVTSLPTTPFSFGQDFGLLATRQSPSPRTNSVCSPLGSDELAPRTPSPLSPNAESRLPVFNRISSTLADFDNLKI; the protein is encoded by the coding sequence AACGCATCTGCGAAGGCGAAGGAAGCGACATCGGGATCCGCGACAAACACCTCGAGCAACGGTTCGAGCGGGAACAATGGGGGACACGCGCCACTTCGCCGCTACACATCCCTGGTAACAACCCTGATCGAGCAGCACCGTAAACTGGATCGCAGCGCGAGCGAGCCGACCTCCCGGTACAAGACCGAGTTGTGCAGGCCGTTCGAGGAGAGCGGCACCTGCAAATACGGCGACAAGTGTCAGTTCGCTCACGGGTACAGCGAGTTGCGCAACCTCGCCCGCCACCCCAAATACAAGACCGAGCTGTGCCGCACGTTTCACACGATCGGTTTCTGCCCGTACGGGCCCCGTTGCCATTTCATCCACAACTTCGAGGAGGCACGGATCCACAATCAGAAAGTGAGCGCCCAACTGGGTTCCACCCAGCCCAACATAATAAGCCTGAACCCGTTGTTGAGCGCAGCGGCGGCCGCGGCCGTGGCCGCCGGTGGAAACGGGTGCAACGGATCCAACGTGAACTCGAGCAGCAACGTCTCGTTGCTCGAGCAGATCGTCGCCTCCCCCCAGGTGACGGCGATCGCCGCCGCGGCCACCACCCCCAACCTGATGAGAACCAACTCGTTGAGCCTGTGCAACTCGGGCAACGTGTACAACCCACCGCCATTGCTCAGAACCAACTCGTTGAGCTTGACGACCAGCCAacaccatcaccaccaccaccaccatcaccaccatCACCAGACCGGTTCCACGAGCGCGAGCTCGGTGATCGGCGCCACCAGGCCCAAGCCGTTGAATCTCAGCCCGACCTTCTCGCTCGGCAGCACCGGGGACTCGATTTCACCTTCGTCCAGCCTCAGCCAGTCGCCCACCAACTCGATGGCGAGTTTCTTCAGCGACGACTGTAACCAACAACCGTCCGTGACCAGCCTGCCCACCACGCCGTTCAGCTTCGGCCAGGATTTCGGCCTTCTCGCGACCAGGCAGAGCCCCAGTCCGCGAACCAACAGCGTTTGCAGCCCGTTGGGCTCGGACGAGCTCGCGCCAAGGACACCGTCCCCGTTGTCGCCCAACGCCGAGTCCAGGCTCCCCGTGTTCAACAGGATCAGCAGCACTCTCGCCGACTTCGACAATCTTAAGATCTAA